The Paraburkholderia sp. ZP32-5 genome includes a window with the following:
- a CDS encoding c-type cytochrome has protein sequence MSEAPHGAPIKTPAQLIAAVIAGFAVPIVIIVLLAAYVDNSTRTGAGTDSLSEAEVTSRIHPIAQVDIRDANAPRVYKSGEEVYKAVCSACHASGAAGAPKFTNTADWAPRIAQGFDTLWHTALSGKGAMPPRGGTSPDDYSDFEIARAVVYMANNSGASFPEPAQPAAGAAAASGAAAASGAAAGASDAGATQAAAAMAAMANVPQTPAPAAGGAQSADASQAGKALYQAVCQACHAAGVLNAPKFGDKEAWAPRLKDSMDTVYNYALHGKGAMPPKGGSNASDADVKAAVDYMVSAVK, from the coding sequence ATGAGCGAAGCACCACACGGAGCCCCGATCAAAACCCCAGCACAGCTCATCGCCGCGGTCATCGCCGGGTTTGCTGTGCCGATCGTCATCATCGTTCTGCTCGCCGCCTACGTCGATAATTCGACGCGCACCGGCGCCGGCACCGACTCCCTTTCCGAAGCCGAAGTCACCTCGCGGATCCATCCGATCGCGCAAGTCGACATCCGCGACGCCAACGCACCGCGCGTCTACAAGAGCGGCGAGGAAGTCTATAAGGCGGTCTGCTCCGCGTGTCATGCGTCGGGTGCCGCAGGCGCGCCGAAATTCACCAATACCGCCGACTGGGCACCGCGCATCGCGCAAGGTTTCGACACGCTCTGGCACACCGCGCTGTCCGGTAAGGGCGCGATGCCGCCGCGCGGCGGCACGAGCCCCGACGATTACAGCGACTTCGAGATCGCCCGCGCGGTCGTCTATATGGCGAACAACTCGGGGGCGAGCTTCCCCGAACCGGCGCAGCCGGCAGCGGGCGCGGCAGCCGCCTCTGGTGCTGCGGCAGCTTCGGGTGCGGCGGCAGGCGCATCGGACGCAGGCGCCACTCAGGCCGCCGCCGCGATGGCAGCGATGGCCAACGTGCCGCAAACCCCTGCTCCGGCAGCCGGTGGCGCGCAAAGCGCGGATGCCTCGCAAGCCGGCAAGGCGCTCTATCAGGCTGTCTGCCAGGCTTGCCACGCGGCCGGCGTGCTGAACGCGCCGAAATTCGGTGACAAGGAAGCGTGGGCACCGCGTCTGAAAGACTCGATGGACACCGTCTACAACTACGCGCTGCACGGCAAGGGCGCGATGCCGCCGAAGGGTGGATCGAATGCATCGGATGCGGATGTGAAGGCCGCTGTCGACTATATGGTTAGCGCGGTGAAGTAA